The Antedon mediterranea chromosome 11, ecAntMedi1.1, whole genome shotgun sequence genome window below encodes:
- the LOC140062820 gene encoding voltage-gated purine nucleotide uniporter SLC17A9-like, with translation MVDPNQALFSADDGTFISVPEKEKLLNNHKANDVASLQITLENDDLKQKSEVWNDKEQWQWMISLFIGTTLLYAQRTALPVCAVSVSSEFGWDKAQTGLVLSCFFWGYTLTQVVGGYTSDKVGGDQVISAAMLVTGIITLITPEAAYYFDDKSSTMLLLILLRFFMGVTQAFHYPGMTSLMYKRAQPEDRSRVIGIVYSSGYAGTVLSGSLGSVLLEVFDWHVVFHMFGLAALAWAVYVRTYMLKKSSVIILNQNGTSREKKRSFRSSSEPIQWKKLIKHKAFWAMLTGHFCLNYALGILLFWLPTFFTENFPGEKAWIFNVLPWLAAVPFSMGSGVIADKLIAYGYSVGLTRKFIHSISCLSMIVSLMVVGFSKSFKLCVFLMMIAVSGQSFSNGGLVNNPNDIAPKHSGFVFGIMNTFGAITSFLGVYIAGFILHHTNSWALVFTSSAGVVFIGFVSFVLFGTGKRII, from the exons ATGGTGGACCCAAATCAAGCCCTTTTTTCTGCAGACGATGGTACCTTCATTTCAGTTCCCGAGAAAGAAAAACTGTTAAATAACCATAAGGCCAATGATGTGGCATCTCTTCAAATAACTCTTGAAAATGATGACTTGAAGCAAAAATCAGAAGTTTGGAACGA cAAAGAACAATGGCAGTGGATGATATCATTGTTTATTGGCACCACGTTGCTTTATGCTCAAAGGACGGCTTTACCAGTTTGTGCGGTCAGTGTTTCCAGCGAATTTGGATGGGACAAAGCGCAGACG GGTCTTGTACTAAGCTGCTTCTTCTGGGGTTATACATTGACCCAGGTTGTCGGAGGTTATACTAGCGATAAGGTCGGCGGTGATCAGGTGATCTCAGCGGCCATGTTGGTAACAGGTATCATCACATTGATTACACCAGAAGCAGCGTACTACTTTGATGATAAATCAAGCACAATGCTTCTTCTTATATTGCTTAGATTTTTCATGGGTGTTACTCAAG caTTTCATTATCCTGGAATGACGAGTCTAATGTACAAGAGGGCGCAACCTGAAGACCGCTCCCGTGTAATTGGAATAGTTTACTCAAGTGGTTACGCTGG aacTGTTTTATCTGGAAGTTTAGGATCTGTTTTACTGGAAGTATTTGATTGGCATGTAGTGTTTCACATGTTTGGTCTTGCTGCTCTTGCCTGGGCAGTATATGTCCGTACCTACATGTTGAAGAAATCTTcagttataattttaaatcaaaatggCACAAGTAGAGAGAAAAAACGATCATTCCGCTCATCATCGGAGCCTATACAGTGGAAGAAACTAATCAAGCATAAAGCTTTTTG GGCTATGTTAACTGGTCATTTTTGCCTTAACTATGCTTTAGGAATTCTACTTTTTTGGCTTCCAACATTTTTCACAGAAAATTTTCCTGGGGAAAag GCCTGGATATTCAACGTTCTACCATGGCTGGCAGCTGTTCCATTTTCAATGGGTTCTGGCGTGATAGCTGACAAACTAATTGCTTATGGATACTCAGTTGGACTTACCCGCAAATTTATTCAT agtatatCATGTCTATCTATGATTGTTTCATTAATGGTAGTTGGTTTTtctaaatcatttaaattatgcGTCTTTTTAATGATGATAGCAGTTTCAGGACAATCATTTTCAAATGGTGGTTTAGTAAATAATCCTAATGATATAGCTCCTAAACATTCAGGGTTTGTTTTTG GTATAATGAACACTTTTGGTGCAATAACTAGTTTTTTAGGTGTTTACATAGCAGGCTTTATTCTGCACCACACAAATAGCTGGGCTCTGGTGTTCACGTCTTCAGCTGGTGTAGTGTTTATAGGTTTCGTTTCGTTTGTACTGTTTGGTACAGGTAAACGTATCATATGA
- the LOC140062824 gene encoding microtubule-associated protein RP/EB family member 1-like isoform X1, with protein MAVNVYATNCSSDNLSRQDMLHWINSSLGLLYTKIEQMSSGSAYCQFMDMLFPRTVQMKKVKFSAKLEHEFLSNWKVLQGAFKKNGVDKVIPVERLVKAKFQDNFEFVQWFKKFFDANYQGQDYDPVEARGGQEEQAVIKAKAPARKAVPVAGGKPKKGPQTTMRVTAASPKASIKNNAKLVEIQHEVDELKLTVDGLEKERDFYFNKLRNIEVICQEFENTDHDGVNRILQILYATEDGFARPEELEDGEGEVEGEPEYEGEVEEIEDEEETY; from the exons ATGGCTGTGAATGTATATGCCACGAACTGTTCGTCAGATAACCTAAGTAGACAAGACATGCTTCATTGGATCAACTCATCATTAGGGTTATTATACACAAAAATTGAACAAATGTCATCAG GGTCTGCTTACTGTCAATTTATGGACATGCTGTTCCCACGTACAGTGCAAATGAAGAAGGTGAAATTTAGTGCCAAGCTGGAGCATGAGTTCTTAAGTAACTGGAAAGTCTTACAAGGAGCCTTCAAAAAGAATGGTGTGGACAAG GTGATCCCCGTAGAAAGATTAGTAAAGGCAAAGTTCCAAGATAATTTTGAATTTGTACAGTGGTTTAAAAAGTTCTTTGACGCCAACTACCAGGGACAAGATTATGATCCGGTTGAAGCTAGAGGTGGACAAGAAGAACAAGCAGTGATCAAAGCTAAAGCGCCTGCTAGGAAAGCAGTCCCAGTTGCAGGAG GAAAGCCAAAGAAAGGCCCACAGACTACGATGCGTGTGACTGCGGCATCACCCAAAGCTTCTATAAAAAACAATGCAAAATTAGTTGAAATCCAGCATGAG GTTGATGAGTTAAAATTAACTGTTGACGGACTAGAAAAGGAACGAGATTTTTACTTCAACAAACTGAGAAACATTGAAGTAATTTGCCAAGAATTTGAAAATACAGATCATGACGGCGTAAACCGAATATTGCAAATTTTATACGCTACAGAG GATGGTTTTGCAAGGCCCGAAGAGCTGGAGGATGGAGAGGGTGAGGTAGAAGGAGAACCAGAATATGAAGGAGAGGTTGAAGAGATTGAAGACGAAGAGGAGACGTACtga
- the LOC140062816 gene encoding serine/threonine-protein kinase Sgk3-like: MASVKATSIHVSDTQTWEKNKKFTVYKVVVVTGSKTWFIFRRYNEFHKLYELLKKKFPEAELKLPGKKLFGNNFDPEFIKARRTGLHDFVQKILKHDSILQHPEVRVFLSLDDPRNKCEDNVEDENNTEYYSDPKDPNTINLGPSANPAARPGDFDFLKVIGKGSFGKVLLAKSKHDDKIYAVKVLQKEAIKKRNEVKHIMAERNVLIKNLKHPFLVNLHYSFQTLDKLYFVLDYVNGGELFFHLQRERSFTESRAKFYSAEIASAIGYLHSLDIIYRDLKPENILLDSTGHVCLTDFGLCKEGIAAQGTTSTFCGTPEYLAPEVLKKQAYDRSVDWWCLGAVLYEMLSGLPPFYSRDTAEMYDNILNKPLRMRTNFSAAAKSILEGLLQKERKSRLGAGDRDVLDIKSHAFFISISWDDLESRKIKPPYNPNVSGDMDLKNIDPEFVREEVSQSVGRSLDKNFISASVQEADNTFSGFTYVPPSEGFED, translated from the exons ATGGCTTCTGTAAAGGCTACCAGTATACATGTGTCCGATACACAAACTTGGGAGAAGAACAAGAAGTTTAcg gTGTACAAAGTGGTTGTTGTTACTGGAAGCAAAACCTGGTTTATATTTAGACGATATAATGAATTCCATAAACTGTATGAACTG TTAAAGAAGAAGTTCCCTGAAGCAGAGTTAAAACTTCCAGGCAAGAAGTTATTTGGTAACAACTTTGATCCAGAGTTTATCAAAGCCAGAAGGACAGGTCTCCATGATTTTGTacagaaaatattaaaacatgaCTCTATATTACAACA tcctgAGGTTAGAGTGTTTCTTTCACTTGATGATCCTAGGAATAAATGTGAAGACAATGTTGAGGATGAAAACAACACTGAATATTACAGTGACCCAAAGGACCCCAATACAATCAATCTTGGTCCGTCAGCTAACCCTGC TGCCAGGCCAGgagattttgactttctaaaaGTGATTGGTAAAGGCAGCTTTGGTAAGGTTCTACTGGCAAAAAGCAAACATGATGATAAGATATATGCTGTTAAAGTACTTCAAAAAGAAGCAATCAAGAAAAGAAATGAG GTGAAACACATCATGGCTGAACGTAATGTATTGATAAAGAATTTGAAGCATCCATTCCTGGTGAACTTGCACTACTCATTCCAAACGCTGGACAAGCTGTACTTCGTTTTAGATTATGTCAACGGGGGAGAGTTGTTCTTTCATCTCCAACGAGAACGGTCTTTCACTGAATCTAGGGCCAAGTTTTACTCTGCAGAGATTGCAAGTGCAATAGGATATCTCCATTCACTGGATATTATTTATAG GGATCTTAAACCAGAAAATATCCTTTTGGACTCAACCGGTCATGTATGCTTGACTGACTTTGGTCTTTGTAAAGAAGGTATTGCTGCTCAGGGAACTACCTCCACATTTTGCGGAACCCCagag tatCTTGCTCCAGAAGTTTTGAAGAAACAAGCTTATGATAGGAGTGTTGACTGGTGGTGTCTAGGAGCTGTACTCTATGAAATGCTCTCTGGATTG CCTCCATTTTACAGCCGTGATACTGCAGAGATGTATGATAATATACTGAACAAACCATTAAGAATGAGGACTAACTTTTCAGCGGCTGCAAAGAGTATACTAGAAGGA TTGCTTCAAAAGGAAAGAAAGTCACGGTTAGGTGCTGGGGACCGAGATGTCTTAGATATTAAAAGTCACGCATTTTTTATTAGTATATCATGGGACGATTTAGAAAGCAGGAAGATTAAACCACCCTACAATCCAAATGTG AGTGGAGATATGGATTTAAAGAACATAGATCCAGAGTTTGTACGAGAAGAAGTATCACAGTCTGTGGGGAGGTCTCTGGACAAGAACTTTATTAGTGCCAGTGTTCAGGAGGCTGATAACACATTCTCAGGTTTCACTTACGTGCCTCCTTCAGAAGGCTTCGAAGActaa
- the LOC140062824 gene encoding microtubule-associated protein RP/EB family member 1-like isoform X2 has product MAVNVYATNCSSDNLSRQDMLHWINSSLGLLYTKIEQMSSGSAYCQFMDMLFPRTVQMKKVKFSAKLEHEFLSNWKVLQGAFKKNGVDKVIPVERLVKAKFQDNFEFVQWFKKFFDANYQGQDYDPVEARGGQEEQAVIKAKAPARKAVPVAGGKPKKGPQTTMRVTAASPKASIKNNAKLVEIQHEVDELKLTVDGLEKERDFYFNKLRNIEVICQEFENTDHDGVNRILQILYATEDGFAAPDEFEDDDSDAFPELGDPIDDYSY; this is encoded by the exons ATGGCTGTGAATGTATATGCCACGAACTGTTCGTCAGATAACCTAAGTAGACAAGACATGCTTCATTGGATCAACTCATCATTAGGGTTATTATACACAAAAATTGAACAAATGTCATCAG GGTCTGCTTACTGTCAATTTATGGACATGCTGTTCCCACGTACAGTGCAAATGAAGAAGGTGAAATTTAGTGCCAAGCTGGAGCATGAGTTCTTAAGTAACTGGAAAGTCTTACAAGGAGCCTTCAAAAAGAATGGTGTGGACAAG GTGATCCCCGTAGAAAGATTAGTAAAGGCAAAGTTCCAAGATAATTTTGAATTTGTACAGTGGTTTAAAAAGTTCTTTGACGCCAACTACCAGGGACAAGATTATGATCCGGTTGAAGCTAGAGGTGGACAAGAAGAACAAGCAGTGATCAAAGCTAAAGCGCCTGCTAGGAAAGCAGTCCCAGTTGCAGGAG GAAAGCCAAAGAAAGGCCCACAGACTACGATGCGTGTGACTGCGGCATCACCCAAAGCTTCTATAAAAAACAATGCAAAATTAGTTGAAATCCAGCATGAG GTTGATGAGTTAAAATTAACTGTTGACGGACTAGAAAAGGAACGAGATTTTTACTTCAACAAACTGAGAAACATTGAAGTAATTTGCCAAGAATTTGAAAATACAGATCATGACGGCGTAAACCGAATATTGCAAATTTTATACGCTACAGAG GATGGATTTGCAGCGCCAGATGAGTTCGAGGACGATGATTCAGACGCATTCCCAGAACTTGGAGATCCAATAGATGACTATAGTTATTGA